TTTTTAAAGAGAATGTGTTCCGATGCGGAATTTAAAGCTATTTCAGGCTATTTTTTTCGGTCAATTTGGTTTTAATATTCATACTGTTGTGGATCAATCTTCAATATTTACATTTCTCATTGCGGAAACTTTTCTGGTATGGTTGTTTCAGAGTAGGGTTTCTTGTTCTTGGTTGTAAAGTATAAGTCTGTTAGAAtgagttcttttaaaaaagccCCGTTTGAGCGGCTGTCAGATGTGATTTTAGGATATACATTTTAAGCTGGACCAAGGGGAACAGGATCATCTGGTTGTTTTCAGTGGGCATTTAAGATTATgcataaaagtttaaaaattttcgACAACAAACTTATTGTTTTTTCGTCTTGGATCCATATAGAAGCAGCTTTAATTAAGGTGGACTGTTGCTGGCTTTTGATAGTTTTAGACATGAAATTACATATAATGCTCACATTGCATATCTCGATACCTGTAACTGTacttggttctttttttttcttttttcattcgACAAGGCCGTTGCCTTCGCCTTTGCTTTTGACACCTGTTAAGGTCCCTGTGTGCTATATCAGGCTTTCaacatttattgaaaataatgttGTTCTTCCACCTTACACAAAGAAGAACATGACTGGTTGtgttattaaaactattttccCCCTTTCGTTGGTTCCTCTGTAGGCTACTTTTTCTGCAATTTCTTCATAGATTTGTTGAAACTGCAGCTGGCACCTTGCCCCGCTGTTTCTTTCAAACTAGCTGCAAGTTCTCTGCTGCATTAAATTCTGCTACTTCTTGTTTCGACCCGTTTAATGCATCgttcttttttaaatgttttcttgGGGTCTTTCGCCATTTTCCTGATTCATGTTCCTTGCGTTCTTTAGTTTGTTTTGCATAGATGTACACATATTCGATGTTGTTTCTGTTGAGAATGGAACATAAGTCTCAATGCAGTGTAGGGTTTCATCTTCATTAAATTATCAAGGAAGGGTTTCTTGATTCATtgatctgtttttgttttttctatggaATTTCTAGGATTCTATTGCAGCTGCAAGCCTTTGGGAATTTGAACAATTCAGATAACTTCTTTGCGAAAACCAGGTTTCTCAGATTCACTTCAAGCAACAGTcgttaagaaaacaaaaatgagaatAGTGTTCACCTTGCGATCTGGGAGCCTGCTTTTTTCCACAGCTCatgcttttttttctcatttggaACTCATGTTTTTACTGACCTTCTTGGTATCCCCTTTACTCACCTGAATTTCCAAGCACAGATTTTTACTTATAATTAGGTTTTTCGTCGCATGTCAGGGAGCACGCACAGATGCTTTTACCTACATTAATTGAACTGTAACATGCTTTCTTGAATATTGCTATTTTTAGCAAtctgcatttaattttttttttttttttttccaggacgCAACTTTTTCCAAACTTTAGTCAGGCGAACATTCTATTTGCTTTTGATATTATCTTTAATAAGTCAAagttacttttgttttttctagatTGAGGAAGTTAATGTGTTCCTCGTTTTCATCAAATTAGTTTATTGCTAATATTATATAGCGACCTTCTCTGTTTAGTATTGTAATCAgaacaatataataaaaacatacatTTATGGTATTGAGCGCAGTTCTACCAATTATTTCATACAAAAATCTTCTTTAATTCTGTTTCTGCAATCTGTTTTCAACAGATTTGATATCAGAGTTGATTTCTTCGATTCTTCTTCATCAGTTATCTCTACTTTTTCCTATACAACAACTTGGATTCCAATCTTCGATGAAGAACATTATGAATATTGAAATTCTCAGATTCATCTTCAATTTCATAACATTTATGGACATTAgttgatgaaaaatatgaagaaccATCTCAAAcagtttatgaaaaataaaattatactagATGATTTACTCGCACTACATCAATgttaaagttgattttttcttgaacataaaaaatatattcaaggaAGCTTAAATACAAGTCATCCTAGATGCGTGAAACTGGGCTTTTTAAGCTTAGTTATGTTGGGTTACCCAGGTCATGCCTGTGTggctgatttttatttttttttagcttttaatttttttcaatcttcttcttcttgagtttttgattttatattactattttttattttataccacacgtatttttctttgaaaattataatgatttgtAGCAATTGTAGCAATAAGATGATTTTTGTGAACTAAATTAagaagtttaataatatttttaattgttgatgATGCGTAATGCATTTAGGTAGATCTTTAATAACATTATCTTAACAAGTTTAATTATTTCTCTATTGCATTCTATTGGCATAAATCTTTTTGTAAAGTTAATTTGTGGATGGTAAATCACATGATTATACAcagaaagaaaaactaattttgataaaattgaagTATATTTTCTAGTCATCTGACGTAAAAACCCCACAAAGGGATGTTCTTTTTAGGATATGATAACacttaataaatttgaaagaataTATCTTCTTTTTCTCATTGGACAACAATTTATTCTCAGAATTGTTTTTGTGCATTTCTCATGTGTTCCCTTTCTAATTAAATtgcattcttttgattttgatgagtgATCCACTGGTTTGCCTTACAGTTTCACAAGCGTGGACTTTTTAATTTGGGCTAGGCGTACTAGCCTATTTAAGACCACATGCCTAACATGTTTAGTTCTTTACTAGTTACATTAACCCCCCCAGGCcgtgggttatttttttttttagatttttctgcaaagttaatATTCAAGAATTATAGGTTTAGCTGTAACGTCTGaccaagaataatatttataatattaaaaataacattaaacttgtatgacccaagtttaagtgggtctgaCTACAATACCAGATTCAATAGCCTTAGACATGAGTCTGACTGCAAAGTTgtatcataaaagtgtgataattaaatatattaattaaaaagaaaaagaaaccaacataaagaaaaaaaacttatggagaaaaataaaaaaaaatctgaattaactgggttaaacttgcaaatcaggttaacccgtcaaaccttggattcttatcatgaaagtttgataactaaacaggaaaaaaaaattgacgggttaccCAGAATTCACTGtgctaactcgtcaaacttgagatctgtatcatgaaagtttgataactaaatagaaaaaagatttaatattaatgaactatactaaaaaaagattaattaaaaggaaaaagcaaagagaaaaaaacctacaggaagaagaaaaactaatgaagaaaaaggagaaaaatctgaatcaactgggttagtCCGTCAAATTTGGGATCTGTATCataaaaatctgataattaaatagaaaaaaataatattaagaaaaaaaattaaaaaacaaagaaacaaagaaaaaagcaaaaaaaaaaaaaaaactaaaggcaacagatttttcattgtggactgcATTGTATAGTCCACAGTAAaaaccttaaaaagaaaaagaaaaggaaaaaaaaacaaacaaaggcaTTCACaacgggttaattttttatccttgcataatatatatatatatatatatatatatatatatatatatataaaagctaagATCTAAGAATGTTAGGTCTTACCGCAAAGATATATCCAAAAATCTTGGGTCTAGCTGCAACGTTTGACCggaaagtaatatttataatattaataataatattaaacttacatgactcaagtttaaatGAGTATGGCTGCAACACCAGATCCAAAAGCCTTGGATATGGGTCTGGTtgtaaggtcgtgtcataaaagtgtgataattaaatatattaattaaaaagaaaaaaaaacaaagaaaagaaacaaaatgaaaaaaaaaaaactaatgaagaaaaattaaaaaaaaaatctttattaactgggttaactcttcaaacttaagattcacatcatgaaagtttgataactaaaaaaaaaaaaaaaaagacaggttAACCaataattaactgggttaactagtgaaaccaggttaacctgtcaaagtcgatatatgtgtcatgaaagtctgataactaaatagatagaaatttaacattaacaaactaaactaaacgaaaaaaattaattaaaaagaaaaaaaaaaaggcaaaaaaaaaatgtttgggttaactcgtcaaatctggttaacccattaaatccAGGACCaatatcatgaaaatttgataactaaataaataaaaattaacattaacaaactaaattaaatgaaaaaatttcttaaaagaaaaaaaaaaaaaaaaaaaaaattgataggtCAGCCCAGAATTAAGTGGACTAACTCATGAAATCAAGTTAAGCCGTCAAACctgagatatgtgtcatgaaagtttgacaactaaatagaaataaatttaacattaacaaactaaagttaactaaaaaattaattaaaaaaaaaaagctaaaaaaaattcaggttaactcgtcaaaccatgttaacttATTAAATACCCTAGGATCCatatcatgaaagtctgataactaaataaaaaaattaattattaataaactaaattttaaaaaaataattaaaagaaaaaaaaaacaaagaaagaagcaaaaaaaaaaaaaaaaaaaaaacaaccctaaaggcataagaaaaaaacagacaaaaacttaaaaaaaaatagctcaaaaaacaaaaagaaaaaagacatctcagcaaaaaaaaaataataataataacgcaTGAgtgttttagtatatgttagaatttcatttttctttgaatttaaatctaaattatgattaaaaatttatttgagatttgtTTATTGAGTACcacttaattttatgtttttttttgttttgcttagaTCATTAGcctttttctattaaattagctttcatgatgttttttattttcttataaaattatttgattaattttttatatatatatgtctattTTACTATCgtgttgttaaataaaaaaatgataaaaaaaaataaatttttttgatccAACTAGATTACGTGCTTgacaaattaactcaaaatctcatcatctcaatattttaaacacaatattaaaacaccatctccttgaatttttttcaaaggtcaaattggatttttttttcttggttaaatGGTTCATGTTTTTCCTTGCTTGGTTGATCGGGTCAtatgaatttaattatgttcatCATCTTTTTGGGAAGTAATGCCTTGAGATATTTCTCaaatttcattttggtttttttatttgaaaattatacgCTTTGGttgaaaactttattttgttcacGTTTAAGTCTTTGAATTTAATAGAAGAGACAAAGTCgtcaaaaagcaaaaaaataagagagaaagtGATTGATTGTTCATATTTCAGCAACAGAAAAACCTATTATTAGTGTCAATTGATTTCATTTGATAAGAGAAGTtctattaagatatttttttctttttatcttgctagaaaaaaaaaatcaaagttgagAAAGAAATCCTTTTCCAGTTTAATTTGgtgtttttggataaattttaaatttgtttcgaGTCAAGTAATTAGTTTATTGatgtttcaaaaatgttttatgctaaaatgatattttaagttaaaaaaacctCAAACTCCACAAAAATCAAATATCCTCATCTTTTTCTCATCTTAACGAGTAAGTCATTAGCTGACAtgaacaattaattttaatttttataggtaTATGTGATCCTTAAAtctctttattaaaaatatgcataaaatattatctttgcatttaaatatatatataaacttgcaCATAGTAGTAGATATATTAAGATGCACAATTTAATGCTCATGTACAGTACTCGTTGATATTTGAATGTTTTGAGAGAATCTAACCACCGAATATCCTATTGGGATTCATACTTTATTCGGACAGTGATTCAGCAGCATATTCGCATATCCATTTGTTTCTGCTTCTGTCatgttcttctctctctctctccactcAAGTAGCTAACGGAAACTGCCCACAGTTTGTCTCTGTTACAACTCGCTGCTTCTTGTACAGAAACCTCAAAAATTTCAGTTTTATGCCTGCCTAACTGAAGCTTCGAAGTTATTAAAGcaataaagaaaacagaaaaaatcaacTGATGATactgaaattaatttataagataaattttaagtgatgtcataaaataaattttcagttCCAGCAGCTTCCATAATTCCATTTTTTGTGTGGCACAGTTCCGCCATTGTCACGAGCTATTGGATTTCTTTTTGCTGTGGGTAATCCGAATTGGCTAATTTTGGGAGTGTTGATGTAGAAATTTCCATACCTAACATGGCCTACGTATTGATGAATTATTGAAATGTAATAGTTTCATCACCACGCTCAACTTTTCATGTCTATTATTTTCTTACGCTACAGTTAAATCAACCAGCTATCTTTGTCTATAAAATAGAGCCTCGTAGACTAAAAATGATAGGACCTGGACTGGACTCCTTCAGCTTAGAGAAGTTTGCAAGTTACTATTTCGAACAAAGCCTTATTCCCACCAAGATTCTGTTCTGTGTATCCATTTCACCTCTATCTGAGTTTTTTTCTCCGTTCAGCTCTAGCTAGAGAGACATGGCAGCAGGTCTTAGCAACAAAAACATGGTTCTATGCCTTGTTTTGATGATTGGTAGTTTTGGTTTGTGTCTGGTCTCGACACATGCAGAGCTTCGAAGGTTTGAACAGCCTGCAAAAACTGACGGGACTCTTTCCTTTCTGGTGCTTGGAGACTGGGGCAGAAAGGGTGCTTTCAACCAGTCTGAAGTTGCTCTTCAGGTTCTACCAGCTTCCttgcttttctttaatttacacCATGTTTTTGTATGCGTGTGCGCGTGTATGAAGGGAGTTGGAGAAAAGTAATGCAACATGTAACTGGCATTTCCATGTTTTGAAGAACGTTCCTTCAATTAATTCCTGCCTCTGATTTGCATGGATACAGATGGGAAGGATTGGAGAGAAGCTGGACATAGATTTTGTAGTATCAACAGGGGACAATTTCTATGATGATGGATTAACTGGTGAACAAGACAAAGCATTTGAGGAATCGTTTACCCAAATCTACACCGCAAAGAGTCTGCAAAAGCAGTGGTATAGTGGTGAGTACAAAAACTGGCACAACTAATGATTTTGTTTCAATATTGATCATACTGGATCAGAAatctttaacttttttcttatcttttttttttttttgcagtgttGGGAAACCATGATTATAGAGGGAACGCGGAAGCACAGTTAAGCCTTCACCTCAGGAAAATAGATAGCAGGTGGCTTTGTTTGAGATCTTTCATTGTCGATGCTGGTGTGTAGCTTCTACTTTTCAAGTGTTCCCTTTCCTTCATGTCATATACAGCCTACACTAGCTATTTTGTTGGAATTTTCAATTGTATAGGACGTATTCATCCAAGAACTAATTAAATCATTTGGTTTTCTGTAGAATTGGCTGAAATTTTCTTTGTGGACACCACTCCTTTTGTCCAATCATACTTCACTGATGCCGAGGGCCATACCTATGACTGGAGAGGCATTGGTTCTCCTAGAGCTTACATCGCAAACCTAATAAAGGTGTTTATGTTCATTATTGTTCCACTTTCAAAATAATGCATCAGGTTGACAGCATGTGTAACATTAACAGCCACTCAATTAGAGGCCTATGATCAACTGTGTAAATAATCTGTGGATAATTTATCTGGTGGACTGTACCCTTTTTTTGGGAGCAGGATCTAAAGTTGGCGTTGAGCGAATCGAGTGCAAAGTGGAAAATCGTCGTGGGTCATCACTCAATTAGAAGTATTGGACATCACGGGGACACCAAGGAACTTGTAAGCAAGCTTCTTCCAATCCTGAAGGTAAACACAATCACTCGAATTCAGTTCCCCTTTTCTCTGATAAAATGGTTCTCGACACAAGATTGGAGCTGATCCTCTGCTGTTTTCACTAAATTCAGGCAAACAAAGTGGATTTTTACATGAATGGACATGACCATTGCCTTGAACACATCGGAGACACAGAGAGGTACACCTTAAACGATGTGTGGTAGTGGAAACTGGAAAGAGTTTACGAAAATGTTACTAATGgtgaacaatttttttacaGTCCAATACAGTTTCTAACTAGTGGAGCTGGGTCTAAGGCATGGAGGGGTGACATTAAAAAACGAAAGACAGGCGGGCTAAAATTCTTCTATGATGGTCAAGGTTTCATGTCTGTGCAGTTGACTCAGGATGCAGCAGAGATTGCATTTTATGATGTTTCTGGCAATGTTTTGCATAGATGGACGACAACAAAGTTGCTTTACTCCTCAATATAAGGATCTAGAGCTAGAGGATCGTCATTTGTTAtagttatattttcttaatatcatTATCGTGCTCATTCTTTGTCAATGGGCACTATTTTAATGGCGATCCAGTCAGTGTCgcatcaaaaaagaaaaaaaaagtgcaggTGTCATGAACATGATGAAAGTGGTCAAGCTTCTATCAATCTTGATGGGATTCCCTTGCTTGCCTCACACCAACGAatcttttattaaacaaaaaaaaacagagagaaaggaaaaatgGGTTTTACAAGAATAATTCACCCATAAAATCTGGTAAATCAGAGCTTTAACAGATGAACTAATCCAATAACCTGGACAATAAGTGCAATTGACTCTGTCTAACGGTAGGATCTAGCTGAGTTCTACCGCTACCATGAAAAGGTGAGATTGGCAAGCTCTGTACTCAATAGTGATGAACTTACAGTAACATTCCATTATGGATTATATGTCAAATTAGGTCCAGGCAACAAGCCAGCAACCTTACAGCATCACCTTCAAACCATCTTCGTTCCTCGAATTTCTTGTCCATCTATGAAGATGGACAAACTTCATGTCTTTTACTTTGAACAAGACAAAGTAAGAAATTTCCTGGAAAGTGGATATGATGAAGACCCTGGATGGATTTGGTCCTCCAATACTATTCAGTGTTAGTCTTTTGCCACGAATGAATCTTTATCCTGAGAATGCATGGATTCTGTTTGAAGCTCAAtaataacattttgttttttccttctgaGGATATAATGGCTGGTTTCCGTCACCATTTCACTTCAATGCACCTCATATGCAGTACCtgcttcaaattatattttaaaaaagttatttttaatatcagtatattaaaataatttaaaaatatataaaaatatattttaaataaaataaaatttaaaatttttaaaaatatgatttagatcgtgtttctaaatatatattttgtattaacctgtcaagaagaaattaaatagAGTACAATATAATTCAATATGTTAAGGGCCGGTTGTTAATATGGAGCAGACCCTAGCCTACTTGAGAAATTTTGAAGATGTTGGAAttgattattgttaatttattattgtacTCTTGGTGACTTTCCTGTGGAAGGGGGGGGGTGTTGTACGAAGAGTTTACTAATTACCATCATTTATAAAACGTGCGGCTTTTTTTACTGCTCAACCTTTTATAATTTACTGtagattgattttaaaaaaaaattaaatttgtttctccaacattttttttgttttcataattaAGCTATtttgagcatgttttttttaggaCTCTGAGCTAAATTCAAATAAAGAGGGCTTAAGTGAAAAATATGGATGATATATATAATGGCTCTgtaatttgtttgaaaaatttattttgacctCTCATCTTTTTAATCTATTAAGTAATTGATCCCTAAAATTTCTAAACATTATATTTTGATACCATAATTTAATCTTCacttttttagttcttttttagtAGAGGAGAGATGAGGTTGTCGGATTTTatctaagaaacaaaaaattatatttggcgATAATTCTGACCACTAAAACAGTCAATTTTGTATTAAATGGTTTAATATAACAAGAAGAGTTAAGATTAAGTATTTTCTTCCCTTGAAAACACCCAAAACATATATCTAAgctttgaaagattttttttgctttgggtTGATTATGGGTTTTAGGATggcttcttgtatttttttttttttgaggctATAGATTagttaaataagattttaaaagtgtttccTAGATGTTTTGGGTAAAAATAATAGGTTGAAATAGGTTCTTGAGTTATAAAAACAGGAGACTTGTTTTTCTAGCCATTATAGTGGCTAGATTCTGGACAACTATATACAAtatgttgtctatttttttagcaaaaaatggGGCAGACGATgcttcgaaaaaaaaaattaagcctcATGTGCAAGCCCTTTCTTTATGGGCTAGGCACTAAGCTTAACTTACCAGGCCCATAACGCTtggccttatttttttttaattactattttttatatgtatttttaaaaacaatttttgtgtttaagttttGATTAATACCCcttctctataatttttttatgttt
The genomic region above belongs to Populus alba chromosome 12, ASM523922v2, whole genome shotgun sequence and contains:
- the LOC118044312 gene encoding purple acid phosphatase 17; the encoded protein is MAAGLSNKNMVLCLVLMIGSFGLCLVSTHAELRRFEQPAKTDGTLSFLVLGDWGRKGAFNQSEVALQMGRIGEKLDIDFVVSTGDNFYDDGLTGEQDKAFEESFTQIYTAKSLQKQWYSVLGNHDYRGNAEAQLSLHLRKIDSRWLCLRSFIVDAELAEIFFVDTTPFVQSYFTDAEGHTYDWRGIGSPRAYIANLIKDLKLALSESSAKWKIVVGHHSIRSIGHHGDTKELVSKLLPILKANKVDFYMNGHDHCLEHIGDTESPIQFLTSGAGSKAWRGDIKKRKTGGLKFFYDGQGFMSVQLTQDAAEIAFYDVSGNVLHRWTTTKLLYSSI